A stretch of the Capsicum annuum cultivar UCD-10X-F1 chromosome 10, UCD10Xv1.1, whole genome shotgun sequence genome encodes the following:
- the LOC107845113 gene encoding 70 kDa peptidyl-prolyl isomerase-like, whose translation MKMGLYLKEKDQLKNPLIMYVQKASKFIQFDHSFNSHERSRANALRLSCYLNNGGHQEASKMCSKVIEYDPCNVKALFRRAQAYLRINELEKAEIDIKKALQVDPNNRDVKVMYKEVKNKQKQYAQHEVKIFSTMLSRLA comes from the exons ATGAAGATGGGACTGTATTTGAAAGAAAAGGATCAGTTGAAGAACCCTTTGATTATGTATGTTCAGAAG GCCTCGAAATTCATCCAATTCGATCATTCATTCAACAGCCATGAGAGGTCTCGAGCAAACGCTTTGCGATTATCATGTTATTTGAACAATGGAGGGCATCAAGAAGCCTCAAAAATGTGTAGCAAG GTTATAGAATATGATCCTTGCAATGTGAAAGCTTTATTCAGAAGGGCTCAAGCATACCTAAGAATCAATGAACTAGAAAAGGCTGAAATTGATATTAAGAAAGCTCTTCAAGTTGATCCAAACAACAG AGATGTGAAGGTCATGTACAAGGAAGTGAAGAATAAGCAGAAGCAATATGCACAACATGAAGTTAAAATCTTTAGCACTATGCTATCAAGATTGGCCTAG
- the LOC107844611 gene encoding cytochrome P450 98A3-like isoform X1 — protein sequence MDLIWADYGPHYVKVRKLCNLELFTPKRLEALSPIREDEVTAMVENIYKDCTNPAGEIDEQGQEFKGIVSNGIKIGGKLPLAEYVPWLRWFFSMENEALVKHSERRDRLTRIIMEEHTLARKKTGDTKQTFRRCLAYSSEAV from the exons ATGGATTTGATTTGGGCTGATTATGGACCTCATTATGTGAAAGTGAGAAAGCTTTGTAATTTGGAGCTATTTACTCCAAAGAGACTTGAAGCTCTTAGCCCTATTAGAGAAGATGAAGTTACTGCTATGGTTGAAAATATTTACAAGGATTGTACTAACCCTG CAGGTGAGATTGATGAACAAGGCCAAGAATTCAAGGGCATTGTATCTAATGGCATCAAAATCGGAGGAAAACTTCCCTTGGCAGAGTACGTTCCATGGCTCCGTTGGTTCTTCTCAATGGAAAATGAGGCTCTTGTAAAACACTCAGAACGTAGAGACCGGTTAACAAGAATTATCATGGAAGAACACACTTTGGCTCGCAAGAAAACTGGTGATACTAAGCAAACATTTCGTCGATGCCTTGCTTACTCTTCAGAAGCAGTATGA
- the LOC107844611 gene encoding cytochrome P450 98A3-like isoform X2: MDLIWADYGPHYVKVRKLCNLELFTPKRLEALSPIREDEVTAMVENIYKDCTNPGEIDEQGQEFKGIVSNGIKIGGKLPLAEYVPWLRWFFSMENEALVKHSERRDRLTRIIMEEHTLARKKTGDTKQTFRRCLAYSSEAV; encoded by the exons ATGGATTTGATTTGGGCTGATTATGGACCTCATTATGTGAAAGTGAGAAAGCTTTGTAATTTGGAGCTATTTACTCCAAAGAGACTTGAAGCTCTTAGCCCTATTAGAGAAGATGAAGTTACTGCTATGGTTGAAAATATTTACAAGGATTGTACTAACCCTG GTGAGATTGATGAACAAGGCCAAGAATTCAAGGGCATTGTATCTAATGGCATCAAAATCGGAGGAAAACTTCCCTTGGCAGAGTACGTTCCATGGCTCCGTTGGTTCTTCTCAATGGAAAATGAGGCTCTTGTAAAACACTCAGAACGTAGAGACCGGTTAACAAGAATTATCATGGAAGAACACACTTTGGCTCGCAAGAAAACTGGTGATACTAAGCAAACATTTCGTCGATGCCTTGCTTACTCTTCAGAAGCAGTATGA